From the Leishmania braziliensis MHOM/BR/75/M2904 contig, possible fusion of chromosomes 20 and 34 genome, the window CACCCGGTGGCAGCCATGAGTGGATACTTTTCCACACTGTTGATTTCGCACAGCAGTGCCATGAACCCTTTGCTGACAGAGTAAAACGGGTAGTGGCCGAGCAACATCTTAGCGACCACCACGCCAACGCTCCAGATGTCGCTCGGCGTGCTGTAGCGCCGCCCTTGAATGCGCTCCGGGCTCATGTACGTCGCGGTACCAACAAAGGAGTTGACGCCGATCGTTTCCGCACTGGTCGCAATCCCAAAGTCAGCCAGCTTGACGCAGCcggtggtggagaggagcACGTTGGCTGGCTTGATGTCGCGATGAATTTGGCACAGGGACTTGTGCTGATTAGGTTCTGTCACGATGTTCGATTTCGTATGCAGTACAGCAAGGGCGTGGAGCATCTGCGACGCGATATAGCCGCAGACCGTCACTGGAATCTTCTCTGTCTCAGCGATGAGCTCATCGATGTTACCCCAGTTCATATACTCCATTACCAGTCGCAGTGCCCTGTTACGGTAGAAGGCGTTGTACAGGTTTACCGTGTACTCATTTGACTGTGCGGTAAAGATATtgcgcagctctgcagcgACGGTCTGAC encodes:
- a CDS encoding putative protein kinase, which encodes MPPKLKPLPAKKLAPSAEQPEDSDELIVGNIRVGPCGVEFTGEGDLQVRRPDLNFDNLRRIRQLGKGTQGNVAMYVTADKSVFAVKKITIPRTLDSRTRQTVAAELRNIFTAQSNEYTVNLYNAFYRNRALRLVMEYMNWGNIDELIAETEKIPVTVCGYIASQMLHALAVLHTKSNIVTEPNQHKSLCQIHRDIKPANVLLSTTGCVKLADFGIATSAETIGVNSFVGTATYMSPERIQGRRYSTPSDIWSVGVVVAKMLLGHYPFYSVSKGFMALLCEINSVEKYPLMAATGCSQEVQDFIDSCLRQNPEHRSSAFELLESPWIKHCEEHGKAEMVALLNLLGDRNRQYHEEDSFQAASREASCLTIPRDTSEECSTDNPLSR